In Methanomassiliicoccales archaeon, the following are encoded in one genomic region:
- a CDS encoding iron chelate uptake ABC transporter family permease subunit → MTMDQKGIEEMHSKKLHRWWLTMVFLTLALFGVAIMAICIGSINIAPDRVFGAIFSNDLIKTITGQKIKDPINSIVLEIRMPRIVIASLVGGSLAVAGTAMQGIFRNPMASPYILGLSSGAAFGASLAIVLGFSVVSGSFAIPAMAFIFCFITLFIVYGISATKMGVPVTTLLLAGIAVGSLFTALVSLMKFFSGDNLSSVVYWMMGGLADSNWSQVFVTLPLVVLGSAALMFYSKELNLMMVGEEHATNLGVNVKRSRLMILVLSSLVTAAAVSVSGIIGFVGLIIPHTLRIILGPDNRILMPASIIGGAAFMIGMDTIARTIISPSELPVGIITAIIGAPFFLWLLRARKRDIWGW, encoded by the coding sequence ATGACCATGGACCAGAAGGGCATCGAGGAGATGCATTCAAAGAAGCTGCACCGTTGGTGGCTCACCATGGTGTTCCTGACCCTCGCGCTCTTCGGTGTCGCCATCATGGCGATATGTATCGGATCGATCAACATCGCGCCGGACCGGGTATTTGGCGCGATATTCTCCAATGATCTGATCAAGACAATAACTGGCCAGAAGATCAAAGACCCGATCAACTCGATCGTTCTGGAGATCCGTATGCCGAGGATCGTCATCGCCTCACTCGTCGGAGGATCGCTGGCAGTGGCAGGAACGGCCATGCAGGGGATCTTCCGAAACCCGATGGCCTCGCCTTACATTCTCGGTCTTTCCTCCGGAGCGGCATTCGGTGCCTCACTGGCGATAGTTCTAGGATTTTCCGTCGTCAGCGGCTCATTCGCCATTCCGGCGATGGCCTTCATCTTCTGTTTCATCACGCTGTTCATCGTCTATGGGATATCCGCCACCAAGATGGGCGTCCCGGTGACCACTCTGCTTCTGGCAGGGATCGCCGTCGGTTCCCTATTTACCGCCCTGGTCTCGCTGATGAAGTTCTTCTCCGGCGACAATCTCAGCTCCGTCGTCTACTGGATGATGGGCGGTCTGGCGGACAGCAACTGGTCTCAGGTGTTTGTCACCCTGCCATTGGTGGTACTAGGCTCAGCGGCCCTGATGTTCTACAGCAAGGAGCTCAACCTCATGATGGTCGGCGAGGAGCACGCCACCAATCTTGGCGTGAACGTCAAGCGCTCCCGCCTCATGATACTGGTTCTCTCGTCGCTGGTCACTGCGGCAGCTGTATCGGTAAGCGGCATCATCGGTTTTGTGGGTCTGATCATTCCACACACCTTGCGCATCATACTGGGGCCGGACAATCGCATACTGATGCCCGCCTCCATCATTGGAGGGGCGGCGTTCATGATCGGAATGGACACCATTGCCAGGACAATCATTTCGCCTTCCGAGCTGCCGGTAGGGATAATCACAGCCATAATCGGTGCGCCGTTCTTCCTCTGGCTGCTACGTGCGCGCAAACGCGACATATGGGGGTGGTGA
- a CDS encoding ABC transporter ATP-binding protein produces MRANATYGGGDLKIMVEGVTFNYTSVPVLDGVSFDAHGGEVIGIIGHNGCGKTTMLKCINLALHPGAGIVKFDGKDTLSMSRKDIAKEVGVVAQNTVITFPFTVLDMVLMGRFPSLERFANESKGDLRIAMDAMEATSVTYLASRPIDEISGGERQRVIIARALAQQPRALLLDEPTLHLDINHQFELMELIRSLAKDKGLLVIIVSHDLNLAARYCDKLIALDEGKIAAAGSVGEVLTPENLARVFNINADVRFEKRVNAYEITILGTIPRKSGSDPL; encoded by the coding sequence GTGCGCGCAAACGCGACATATGGGGGTGGTGATCTGAAGATCATGGTGGAAGGGGTCACCTTCAACTACACGAGCGTTCCGGTGCTGGACGGGGTTTCGTTCGATGCCCATGGCGGTGAGGTCATCGGCATCATCGGTCACAACGGTTGCGGCAAGACGACAATGTTGAAATGCATCAACCTGGCGCTCCATCCCGGTGCCGGTATCGTCAAGTTCGACGGCAAGGATACGCTTTCAATGTCGCGCAAGGACATCGCCAAAGAGGTCGGCGTGGTAGCGCAGAACACCGTCATCACCTTCCCCTTCACAGTGCTGGACATGGTCCTGATGGGGCGGTTCCCTTCCTTGGAAAGGTTCGCTAACGAGTCCAAAGGCGACCTGAGGATCGCCATGGATGCGATGGAGGCCACCAGCGTAACCTATCTGGCCTCAAGGCCGATCGATGAGATCAGCGGCGGAGAACGGCAGAGAGTGATCATCGCCCGGGCATTGGCGCAGCAGCCGAGGGCGTTGCTCCTGGACGAGCCGACGCTCCATCTGGACATCAACCACCAGTTCGAGCTGATGGAGCTTATCCGTTCACTGGCCAAAGACAAGGGACTTCTGGTCATAATCGTCTCCCACGACCTGAACCTCGCTGCAAGGTATTGTGATAAGCTTATAGCATTGGACGAAGGGAAGATAGCAGCGGCCGGATCAGTGGGGGAGGTGCTCACTCCGGAAAACCTTGCCAGGGTGTTCAACATCAATGCCGATGTCAGGTTCGAAAAGCGTGTGAACGCCTATGAGATAACGATTCTGGGCACGATCCCGAGGAAATCCGGATCAGACCCGCTCTAG
- a CDS encoding cobyrinate a,c-diamide synthase, producing the protein MRRLVIAGAGSGVGKTTIATGIISRLSKRYSVQAFKVGPDFIDPMFHTLASGRPSRNLDSFFMDKATIGNLFGWSTQDADIAIIEGVRGLYDGLSATGDTGSTAEIAKLLDASVILVVNARSLAKSAAAVVMGFKMLDPEVRIEGVILNQVSGERHRQKATEAVESLTDTKVVGTIERDSNRLAERHLGLVTPDDIDASKAIADVEGLVRDIDMDPILEISEKGRWLDLPIDAPFPEAENRGVRIGVPRDSAYSFYYQENLESLQAAGAELVMFSPLKGDTLPDADGYYLGGGYPEMHLETLSANRDFLDGIEAKSSEGCTIYGECGGMMTLCRSISNGAAKGRMAGVFDHDAVLTEQRQGLSYVISEGTGENFLFPGRTVKGHEFHYSKLVPQPDGPYAFDVTRGTGVDGRHDGLVKRRTIGTYMHQHALANKEWGLRIVESCLERV; encoded by the coding sequence ATGAGAAGGCTGGTCATTGCCGGAGCGGGGAGCGGTGTGGGGAAGACCACGATCGCGACCGGCATCATATCCAGACTATCCAAGCGCTATTCGGTCCAGGCGTTCAAGGTCGGGCCCGATTTCATCGACCCGATGTTCCATACCCTCGCTTCCGGACGACCCTCGAGGAACCTGGATTCGTTCTTCATGGACAAAGCCACCATAGGCAATCTGTTCGGGTGGTCGACCCAGGATGCCGATATCGCGATCATCGAGGGGGTCCGTGGTCTGTATGACGGGCTGTCCGCGACCGGAGACACCGGAAGCACCGCAGAGATCGCGAAGCTCCTTGACGCATCGGTCATTCTGGTGGTCAACGCCCGCAGCCTGGCAAAGAGTGCTGCAGCAGTTGTAATGGGATTTAAGATGCTTGACCCGGAGGTCCGGATAGAGGGCGTCATTCTGAACCAGGTGAGCGGGGAAAGACACCGGCAGAAGGCTACCGAGGCCGTGGAATCGCTGACCGATACCAAGGTGGTCGGCACCATCGAACGGGACAGCAATAGACTGGCGGAACGCCATCTCGGCTTGGTAACCCCCGACGACATCGATGCCTCCAAGGCCATCGCCGACGTGGAAGGGCTGGTCAGGGACATCGATATGGACCCAATTCTGGAGATCTCGGAAAAGGGGAGGTGGCTAGATCTACCAATTGATGCACCTTTCCCAGAAGCGGAGAACAGAGGCGTGAGAATAGGGGTGCCGCGCGACAGCGCCTACTCCTTCTACTACCAGGAGAACCTGGAATCCCTCCAAGCGGCAGGTGCGGAACTGGTAATGTTCAGCCCTTTGAAGGGAGACACCTTACCGGACGCGGACGGCTATTATCTTGGGGGCGGATACCCGGAGATGCACTTGGAAACCCTTTCCGCGAACCGTGACTTCCTGGACGGTATTGAGGCAAAGTCTTCAGAAGGGTGTACGATCTATGGAGAGTGCGGAGGGATGATGACCCTGTGCCGTTCGATATCTAACGGGGCGGCGAAGGGTAGGATGGCCGGAGTCTTTGATCACGATGCGGTACTTACCGAACAAAGGCAGGGCCTGTCATATGTCATCAGCGAAGGAACCGGGGAAAACTTCCTATTCCCGGGCAGGACCGTTAAAGGTCATGAGTTCCATTACTCGAAACTCGTCCCCCAGCCAGATGGTCCCTACGCGTTCGATGTTACAAGAGGCACTGGCGTTGACGGAAGGCATGATGGACTGGTCAAGAGAAGGACCATTGGCACCTATATGCATCAGCACGCGCTCGCCAACAAGGAATGGGGACTTCGGATCGTCGAGAGCTGCCTAGAGCGGGTCTGA
- a CDS encoding P-loop NTPase, translated as MRQIAIYGKGGIGKSTISANLAAGFAERGLNTWYVGCDPKADGSMTLLGGRKIPTFLEQKKEGGKDEDYSVADGFKGVKCVEIGGPLAGVGCAGRGIIVAVHALYKEFFDDRIDIIIYDVPGDVVCGGFAAPLREGFANEVFIVTSGEYLSLYAANNICRGLNNLGVDLGGMVCNSREVDDEESSVSEFAERIGSKLVGFVPRDRVVRDCENLGRTVIEGAPDSEQAKRFRRLGERILENKKKNIPSPMAPEDIRELLRKRTGST; from the coding sequence ATGAGACAGATCGCCATCTACGGAAAGGGAGGCATAGGCAAATCCACTATATCTGCGAACCTGGCTGCCGGTTTCGCGGAAAGGGGATTGAACACCTGGTATGTCGGATGCGATCCGAAGGCGGACGGTTCGATGACCCTCCTTGGCGGCAGGAAGATCCCCACTTTCCTGGAACAAAAGAAGGAAGGCGGAAAGGATGAGGACTATTCCGTAGCGGATGGATTCAAAGGCGTCAAATGCGTCGAGATAGGAGGGCCGCTGGCCGGAGTCGGATGCGCCGGCAGGGGGATCATCGTGGCGGTCCACGCCCTTTACAAGGAGTTCTTCGACGACCGGATCGACATCATCATCTATGACGTCCCCGGGGACGTCGTCTGCGGTGGTTTCGCCGCACCCCTGAGGGAAGGGTTCGCCAACGAGGTGTTCATCGTGACCTCGGGAGAGTACCTTTCGCTGTACGCCGCGAACAACATATGTCGGGGACTGAACAACCTGGGTGTCGACCTGGGAGGCATGGTGTGCAACTCGCGGGAAGTGGACGATGAGGAATCGTCGGTCTCCGAATTCGCCGAAAGGATAGGCAGTAAGCTGGTCGGCTTCGTTCCGCGGGATAGGGTCGTGCGCGATTGCGAGAACCTGGGCAGGACCGTCATCGAGGGCGCCCCGGACAGCGAGCAGGCGAAGAGGTTCAGGAGGCTCGGCGAGCGCATACTGGAGAACAAGAAAAAGAACATACCGTCACCGATGGCCCCTGAGGATATCAGGGAATTGCTCAGAAAGAGAACAGGATCGACATGA
- the cfbD gene encoding Ni-sirohydrochlorin a,c-diamide reductive cyclase catalytic subunit, with protein sequence MNRVLHPRPNPIIAAMYTLRDLDVDLIILHGPAGCGFMASRRLEEAGVKVMTTGMQENDLIFGAEENLIDVLRTVDRDFTPKTIGIIGTCASMIIGENLDSAVRKAGIRAMVLPVDVHGCSGANTNGAIRVLEVAASKGLIPVHECERQKAMLTKATAIEKDRGITSRTYLEPSNGATKLAVALKITKALREGQTIAVTLNAKKETAYGFADIFRAVEMAKRKLGGRTVCIANLDRTVGLPRIRRYSEDILRDLGGSGITDIQITGGLDEYPIAGEKAADMLDAVDAEVRIIAGLPHSLPRLRRDDVLVTDQPRELRNYLDKGFQNSVGEISTHADVMSTHSIIDSELGNTIREVVEKDYR encoded by the coding sequence ATGAACCGGGTCCTCCATCCGCGCCCGAACCCCATCATAGCGGCCATGTACACCCTCAGGGACCTGGACGTTGACCTGATCATACTTCACGGACCGGCGGGATGCGGTTTCATGGCATCCCGTAGGCTGGAGGAGGCGGGCGTCAAGGTCATGACCACTGGAATGCAGGAGAACGACCTCATTTTCGGAGCGGAGGAGAACCTGATCGATGTCCTAAGGACGGTGGACAGGGATTTCACCCCCAAGACAATCGGTATCATAGGGACCTGTGCCAGCATGATCATAGGGGAGAACCTGGACAGTGCGGTCAGGAAGGCGGGCATCAGGGCCATGGTCCTTCCGGTAGACGTCCACGGCTGCTCCGGAGCCAACACCAACGGGGCCATCAGGGTGTTGGAGGTGGCGGCCAGCAAAGGTCTCATACCGGTCCATGAATGCGAACGGCAGAAGGCCATGCTCACCAAGGCGACCGCCATCGAAAAGGACCGGGGGATCACCAGCAGGACCTATCTGGAACCGTCGAACGGGGCTACCAAGCTGGCAGTGGCGCTGAAGATAACCAAGGCTTTGAGGGAAGGACAGACCATAGCGGTGACGCTCAATGCCAAGAAGGAGACGGCGTATGGGTTTGCTGATATCTTTCGCGCTGTCGAGATGGCCAAGAGGAAATTGGGGGGAAGGACGGTCTGCATTGCGAACTTGGACAGAACCGTGGGACTCCCGAGGATCAGAAGGTACAGCGAAGACATCCTGAGAGACCTTGGAGGATCTGGCATCACCGACATCCAGATCACCGGTGGCCTGGACGAATATCCGATAGCGGGAGAAAAGGCTGCAGATATGCTCGATGCGGTCGATGCTGAGGTGCGCATAATCGCCGGATTGCCGCATTCATTACCGAGGTTGAGACGGGACGACGTCCTGGTCACGGACCAACCGAGGGAGTTGAGGAACTACCTCGACAAGGGGTTCCAGAACTCGGTGGGCGAGATCTCCACCCATGCCGATGTCATGAGCACACATTCGATCATCGATTCCGAGCTTGGCAACACCATCCGAGAGGTCGTGGAGAAGGATTACCGATGA
- the cfbE gene encoding coenzyme F430 synthase: MKVLILDLTHGGGVLAETYAENGHEVTAIDIYRNCPPGIRSRLSSLKVRVLEETPDETFDLAVSPVHCPDLFFRGASYERRLTHHQAVGELARFGYPIIEVTGAVAKTSSCHILAHILHSMGKRVLLLTSRGLVSMGDTIEILEEKASIAPATILRLSKMKGEWDYGIFECSLGGTGLADIGTVTNLSGEYPIAAGTRSSNAGKMQMIRSAKHRIVIAAEDKPIIEGEMPREAEVTTFGAGGDVRVNIEGGLRIGERTPAILTVNGHDLHFTLSSKFLAPSYLTGLNAAAALAFAAGAEPKFIAEALSSFEGVPGRGEVHKEGEADVIRERNPGVSARSIEWNIRMLEEYYGVKELSLVVDPVTVKVCEKMDLDEIADVVSRSHCLTAAYVIDRGTSKDIPGTMIRVMDKNEIPRSQGVMLWCIKEGYT, translated from the coding sequence GTGAAGGTCCTTATACTGGACCTGACCCACGGGGGTGGGGTCCTGGCAGAGACCTATGCCGAGAATGGTCATGAGGTCACCGCTATCGACATATACCGCAACTGCCCGCCGGGAATCAGATCCAGATTGAGTTCGCTCAAGGTGAGGGTCTTGGAAGAGACCCCGGACGAGACGTTCGATCTGGCAGTGTCCCCGGTCCACTGTCCGGACCTGTTCTTCCGCGGGGCATCCTATGAACGGAGGCTCACCCACCACCAAGCGGTCGGGGAACTTGCCCGTTTCGGCTATCCGATCATCGAGGTCACGGGAGCAGTGGCGAAGACCTCATCATGCCATATCCTGGCACATATCCTCCATTCCATGGGAAAAAGGGTGTTGCTTTTGACATCTCGCGGTCTGGTATCCATGGGCGATACCATTGAGATTCTGGAGGAGAAGGCGTCCATTGCCCCGGCCACCATCCTGAGGCTATCGAAAATGAAAGGGGAATGGGACTACGGGATATTCGAGTGCAGCCTGGGAGGGACTGGGCTGGCTGACATAGGCACGGTGACCAATCTCAGCGGGGAATATCCGATCGCCGCAGGTACCCGTTCTTCCAATGCCGGCAAGATGCAGATGATCCGCTCTGCAAAGCATCGGATCGTCATTGCCGCGGAGGACAAACCTATCATCGAGGGAGAGATGCCAAGGGAAGCTGAGGTGACAACCTTCGGCGCTGGCGGTGATGTTCGGGTGAACATCGAAGGGGGATTACGGATCGGAGAGAGGACCCCGGCCATTTTGACGGTTAACGGACATGACCTTCATTTCACACTCTCCAGCAAGTTCCTTGCGCCAAGTTATCTCACCGGATTGAATGCGGCCGCCGCGCTGGCATTTGCTGCTGGAGCGGAACCGAAGTTCATAGCCGAAGCGCTATCCAGTTTCGAAGGTGTGCCAGGAAGAGGGGAGGTGCATAAGGAAGGTGAGGCCGATGTCATCAGGGAACGCAATCCGGGCGTCTCGGCCAGATCGATCGAATGGAACATCAGAATGCTTGAAGAATATTATGGCGTGAAGGAACTGTCCCTGGTGGTCGATCCAGTGACCGTCAAGGTGTGCGAAAAGATGGACCTGGACGAGATCGCTGATGTGGTTAGTCGCTCGCATTGTCTAACGGCGGCCTATGTCATCGACAGGGGCACGTCCAAGGATATCCCCGGGACGATGATCAGAGTCATGGATAAAAATGAGATCCCCAGATCTCAAGGGGTCATGCTCTGGTGTATCAAAGAGGGTTATACATGA
- the cfbA gene encoding sirohydrochlorin nickelochelatase, producing the protein MKTGVLIVGHGSKLQYNKDLVVEMANILDKKREFGPVTAGFMQINTPDIMDGIKVLVAKGVDTIYVQPCFLASGIHLTEDIPGVLGLGKDEKGGKMTVEGKEITFRYCGPIGADPRIADILSDRIRERAKKG; encoded by the coding sequence ATGAAAACCGGAGTACTTATCGTCGGACACGGAAGCAAACTGCAGTACAACAAGGACCTAGTCGTTGAGATGGCAAACATCCTGGACAAGAAGCGGGAGTTCGGCCCGGTCACAGCCGGGTTCATGCAGATCAACACGCCGGACATCATGGACGGTATCAAGGTCTTGGTGGCAAAGGGAGTGGACACGATCTATGTTCAGCCCTGCTTCCTGGCAAGCGGGATCCATCTGACCGAGGACATACCTGGGGTCCTGGGATTGGGTAAGGACGAAAAAGGCGGAAAGATGACGGTGGAAGGAAAGGAAATAACCTTCCGATATTGCGGACCGATCGGGGCGGACCCGAGGATAGCCGATATACTCTCCGATCGCATCAGGGAGCGGGCCAAGAAGGGCTGA
- a CDS encoding cobalt-precorrin-7 (C(5))-methyltransferase: MIVVGVGCGPGMLTKEAVKAIEAATMIFGSERSILLAKPHIGKECRIEVIRDYGNLERLPKDSVVLSTGDPMLAGLGHLGDEVIPGVSSMQLAFARLKLPLEKGLVISVHSKGKEDVTKEVAEEITKGRAVFLLADPMFDITRFASGLTAQGVSCKIIVCENLGYENESIGFGDNLRPPAISSELFSLIVTQVQR, translated from the coding sequence ATGATCGTCGTGGGCGTGGGCTGCGGCCCGGGAATGCTCACAAAAGAGGCTGTGAAGGCGATAGAGGCGGCGACCATGATCTTCGGATCGGAAAGATCGATTCTCCTTGCCAAGCCGCACATCGGGAAGGAATGCCGGATAGAGGTGATCAGGGACTACGGTAATCTTGAAAGGCTTCCCAAGGACTCGGTGGTGCTTTCCACCGGGGACCCGATGCTGGCCGGCCTGGGCCATCTGGGCGATGAGGTCATCCCAGGGGTATCATCCATGCAGCTGGCCTTCGCCAGGCTGAAGCTTCCCCTGGAGAAGGGACTGGTCATCTCGGTCCATAGCAAAGGAAAGGAGGATGTCACCAAAGAGGTGGCAGAAGAGATCACCAAAGGCCGGGCCGTGTTCCTTCTGGCCGATCCAATGTTCGATATCACCAGGTTCGCTTCCGGACTCACGGCTCAAGGCGTATCCTGCAAGATCATAGTATGCGAGAACCTGGGCTATGAGAACGAATCGATCGGGTTCGGGGACAACCTGAGGCCGCCGGCGATCTCCTCAGAACTATTCTCGCTCATCGTGACGCAGGTGCAAAGATGA
- a CDS encoding cobalt-precorrin-5B (C(1))-methyltransferase: MPSDPVTGFEYPQAWTDRCQDQEGLRQVAEGLAVLTSSGRVLRRGFTTGTTASAACKAAILSLGREVHSVQIDLSCGLRVNVPCAGMWGIGTCSKYSGDYLTDATSGAEFVCLAKSGDEGLRIKYGKGVGRLTRAFNGMSEGDAAVSRNASISIERAAADALKDLGLEGADLDLTIRNGAERAKRTMNEKVGIVGGISILGSTGLVEPWDDHVETSVMERIRQGGPVVLTTGRTGLRYSRLLFPERESVLVGVNMGQAIKEANGNVVLCGMPGLILKFLDPDILEGTGCVTVDEMMMDERWKERMESALHSAKTVREDLRVVLVGRDGKILGDSG, from the coding sequence ATGCCCAGTGATCCGGTCACCGGCTTCGAGTATCCGCAGGCGTGGACGGACAGATGCCAGGACCAGGAAGGCCTCCGGCAGGTCGCGGAAGGACTGGCGGTCCTGACTTCCTCCGGTAGAGTGCTCCGGCGGGGATTTACCACCGGAACCACCGCCTCGGCCGCCTGCAAAGCGGCGATCCTTTCCTTAGGTCGGGAGGTCCACTCGGTCCAGATCGACCTCTCCTGCGGTCTCCGGGTGAACGTTCCTTGCGCTGGCATGTGGGGCATAGGAACTTGCAGCAAGTATTCCGGGGACTATCTCACCGATGCCACGTCGGGAGCCGAGTTCGTCTGCCTGGCCAAATCAGGGGACGAGGGGCTCAGGATCAAATACGGTAAGGGTGTGGGACGGTTGACCAGGGCGTTCAATGGCATGTCAGAAGGGGACGCTGCGGTCAGCAGGAATGCGTCGATCAGCATCGAAAGGGCGGCCGCCGATGCGCTGAAGGACCTGGGTCTGGAGGGGGCGGACCTCGATCTGACGATAAGGAACGGGGCAGAGAGGGCCAAAAGGACCATGAATGAAAAGGTCGGCATAGTCGGGGGGATCTCGATCCTCGGCTCCACCGGTCTTGTCGAACCGTGGGACGACCACGTGGAGACATCGGTCATGGAAAGGATCAGGCAGGGCGGGCCTGTGGTACTGACCACCGGAAGGACCGGATTGAGGTATTCACGCCTCCTTTTCCCGGAAAGGGAATCCGTTCTGGTAGGGGTGAACATGGGCCAAGCGATCAAGGAAGCGAATGGTAACGTGGTCCTCTGCGGAATGCCCGGATTGATACTCAAGTTCCTTGACCCTGATATCCTGGAAGGAACTGGATGTGTAACAGTGGACGAAATGATGATGGACGAACGGTGGAAGGAACGGATGGAGTCTGCGCTTCATAGCGCCAAGACCGTCAGGGAGGACCTGCGTGTGGTCCTGGTCGGCCGGGACGGGAAGATCCTGGGGGACAGCGGATGA
- a CDS encoding precorrin-8X methylmutase — MSEGSSHREATTESTYIDLGADTKEGFSISSRSRALARTALGSATEEDRIKQRCSIAVGDFEMAKLLRFEGDPIDSGLKALAEGAPILVDIRMVQVGIQKKGHRSQVKCFLDYGQEISRETGITRTSAGIGALKDEVDGAIIVIGNAPSSLLVLCDMIKQGKRPALVIGCAVGFVNAAESKALLRTVPVPSISVEGTRGGTPVAVAALNEIITIFSEREHAQ, encoded by the coding sequence ATGTCAGAGGGATCATCACACCGAGAGGCTACGACAGAAAGTACGTATATTGACCTAGGAGCGGACACGAAGGAAGGATTCTCCATATCATCCCGAAGCCGCGCCCTTGCCCGAACTGCGCTGGGGTCGGCCACCGAAGAGGATCGAATCAAGCAACGATGCTCCATAGCGGTGGGCGATTTCGAGATGGCCAAGCTCCTGCGCTTCGAAGGCGACCCGATAGATTCCGGGCTGAAGGCCTTGGCCGAAGGAGCGCCGATCTTGGTCGATATAAGGATGGTCCAGGTGGGCATCCAGAAGAAAGGTCATCGCTCCCAGGTGAAATGTTTCCTAGATTACGGACAGGAAATATCGAGGGAAACGGGAATCACCCGTACCTCCGCCGGGATCGGGGCGTTGAAGGACGAGGTGGACGGAGCCATCATCGTCATTGGCAATGCGCCCTCATCGTTGCTGGTCCTGTGCGACATGATCAAACAGGGAAAAAGGCCAGCGCTGGTCATCGGCTGTGCGGTGGGATTCGTGAACGCGGCCGAATCGAAGGCCTTGCTGCGCACGGTCCCTGTCCCGTCCATATCCGTCGAGGGAACGAGGGGAGGGACCCCGGTGGCGGTGGCAGCCCTGAACGAGATCATCACCATCTTCAGCGAGAGGGAGCATGCCCAGTGA
- the cobJ gene encoding precorrin-3B C(17)-methyltransferase: MSQSRSQSETGKLFIVGTGPGSIDMLTERALAAIRESEYVIGNRMYIDLLEGTLEGKKVIMSSMGKEVERARKAVDLAKEHKVAMVSGGDAGVYGMASIVLEVMERNSIEVEYEVIAGVTAATAAASRLGSPLSSDFMVISLSDLLTPWALIEKRIGLALEMNVPVVLYNPKSKTRKAHFKETVEKMLTKLPKSTPVGIVKNAYRQGETTKITDLGALAEDDSFVDMHSTVIIGNSESRTWREGDDVRGIITPRGYDRKYVY; the protein is encoded by the coding sequence ATGTCACAATCGCGATCGCAAAGTGAGACTGGAAAACTGTTCATCGTCGGGACCGGCCCGGGAAGCATCGATATGCTGACAGAGCGGGCTTTGGCGGCCATCCGGGAATCGGAATACGTCATTGGGAACCGGATGTACATCGACCTGCTGGAAGGCACATTGGAAGGCAAAAAGGTCATCATGAGCTCGATGGGCAAGGAGGTCGAAAGGGCCAGGAAGGCGGTCGACCTGGCAAAAGAGCATAAGGTGGCCATGGTGAGCGGGGGAGACGCTGGCGTCTATGGTATGGCAAGCATCGTGCTGGAAGTGATGGAGCGGAACAGCATAGAGGTGGAGTACGAGGTCATCGCCGGGGTAACGGCAGCCACCGCCGCCGCCTCGCGGTTAGGTTCTCCGTTGTCCAGTGATTTCATGGTCATCAGCCTGAGCGACCTTCTAACGCCCTGGGCGTTGATCGAGAAAAGGATCGGTCTGGCACTGGAAATGAATGTACCTGTGGTGCTGTACAATCCGAAGAGCAAGACGCGGAAGGCGCATTTCAAGGAAACGGTCGAGAAGATGCTGACGAAGCTGCCGAAGAGCACGCCTGTGGGGATCGTGAAGAACGCCTACCGTCAGGGAGAGACGACCAAGATCACCGACCTGGGAGCGCTGGCAGAGGACGATTCGTTCGTCGACATGCATTCCACGGTCATCATAGGGAATTCGGAAAGCAGGACATGGAGGGAGGGGGACGATGTCAGAGGGATCATCACACCGAGAGGCTACGACAGAAAGTACGTATATTGA